A window of the Verminephrobacter eiseniae EF01-2 genome harbors these coding sequences:
- a CDS encoding HAD family hydrolase → MTEAVLFDLDGTLADTSGDLAAATCDALAAVGLPSPEPHTLHAYGSRGGRGMLRAGWSGDLDDALFQRAFTVFLERYALRMYESTVLFDGVGACLEQLARGGRRWGIVTNKRERYTRPLVKHLGFQPEVLVCGDMVPQSKPAPDSLLAAAAALGHAPAECVYVGDDGKDVIAAAAAGMTSVAALYGYSVRLNHPGLKGADAEIGTLRALPSVLKDLAQRKS, encoded by the coding sequence ATGACGGAGGCGGTTCTGTTCGATCTCGACGGCACGCTCGCTGACACGAGCGGCGATTTGGCTGCCGCGACCTGCGATGCGCTCGCTGCAGTGGGTTTGCCCTCGCCTGAGCCACACACCCTGCATGCCTATGGTTCGCGCGGCGGCCGCGGCATGCTGCGCGCGGGCTGGAGCGGGGATTTGGATGACGCTTTGTTCCAGCGCGCCTTCACGGTTTTTCTGGAGCGCTATGCGCTGCGGATGTATGAGTCGACTGTGCTGTTCGACGGCGTTGGCGCTTGCCTGGAGCAACTCGCGCGAGGCGGGCGGCGCTGGGGCATCGTCACCAACAAAAGGGAGCGCTACACGCGGCCGCTGGTGAAGCATCTCGGGTTTCAGCCCGAAGTCCTGGTGTGTGGCGACATGGTGCCGCAGTCCAAGCCCGCGCCTGACAGTCTGCTTGCAGCAGCCGCTGCGCTGGGGCATGCGCCTGCTGAATGCGTGTATGTCGGGGACGATGGAAAGGATGTCATTGCGGCCGCGGCTGCGGGCATGACCTCGGTGGCTGCGTTGTATGGGTATTCGGTGCGACTGAATCACCCGGGTCTCAAAGGCGCAGACGCAGAGATCGGGACATTGCGCGCGCTGCCTAGCGTCCTGAAGGACCTCGCACAACGGAAATCATAA
- a CDS encoding LysE family translocator, translating into MVAFENLAGVAIIALGMVLTPGPNMVYLTSRAISQGRMAGMISLAGVALGFVCYLLASGLGLAALFKAVPVAYDIIRIAGALYLGYLAWNMLKPKGVSPFEARELPPHSPRRLFMMGLVTNLLNPKIALMYAALIPQFIDPSAGSTFQQFTQLGLIQIAIAVTVNGMIVLAASTVSSFLVKRPSVMRIQRWLSGAVLGVFAVDILLRKPFA; encoded by the coding sequence ATGGTTGCATTCGAGAATTTGGCGGGCGTGGCCATCATCGCCTTAGGTATGGTGCTCACTCCAGGGCCTAATATGGTCTATCTGACATCACGGGCAATTTCGCAGGGACGCATGGCTGGCATGATTTCCCTAGCAGGTGTCGCGCTTGGTTTTGTCTGCTATCTGCTGGCCTCTGGGTTGGGGTTGGCAGCCCTGTTCAAGGCGGTACCCGTGGCTTATGACATCATCAGGATCGCCGGTGCGCTCTATCTTGGTTACCTAGCCTGGAACATGCTTAAGCCCAAGGGAGTTTCTCCCTTCGAGGCACGGGAACTGCCTCCCCACTCGCCCCGGCGTCTATTCATGATGGGACTGGTGACGAACCTGCTGAACCCGAAGATAGCGTTGATGTATGCGGCGCTGATCCCCCAGTTCATCGATCCCTCGGCCGGATCGACCTTCCAGCAGTTCACGCAACTGGGGCTTATCCAGATTGCCATCGCAGTTACCGTCAATGGCATGATTGTCTTGGCTGCTTCTACGGTCAGCAGTTTCCTCGTCAAGCGTCCTTCCGTTATGCGCATTCAGCGCTGGCTTTCCGGGGCTGTGCTTGGCGTCTTCGCGGTGGACATTCTCTTGCGCAAACCGTTTGCTTGA
- a CDS encoding nucleotidyltransferase domain-containing protein: MRNPNHIAELLSDKIQRACSNALAVAIGGSHSTAQQDDQSDLDLVVLLEDGPLIDQSAELARVLLPLIEEPVQLVGGPSWKEGFGCRTSVLYGDGFKVEIFAVTADAAPVVDRVLRWKPLWGSRPLHALQQSVQARLTRERILAKARFDTAYAHMSVCRHLARGELFAARHVLTSFVAIALALRLHELGRPYDTVTSYKRIVRDGLEGDAGVQAIETASQLLGGGAAALRSCLQALVDISWRSLDALGSSSEQAARLQVQLRAIAQVPQSWLLAVT; this comes from the coding sequence ATGAGAAATCCGAACCACATCGCCGAGCTGCTCTCCGACAAGATCCAGCGCGCCTGCTCCAACGCACTTGCGGTCGCCATCGGCGGTTCCCACTCGACTGCGCAGCAGGACGACCAGTCCGACCTGGACCTCGTCGTGCTGCTGGAAGACGGGCCGCTCATCGATCAGTCGGCCGAACTCGCGCGCGTGCTGCTCCCGCTGATCGAGGAACCGGTGCAGTTGGTCGGCGGGCCGAGCTGGAAAGAAGGCTTTGGCTGCCGCACTTCGGTGTTGTATGGCGACGGTTTCAAGGTCGAAATCTTCGCTGTGACCGCCGACGCGGCGCCAGTGGTTGACCGAGTGCTGCGCTGGAAGCCGCTGTGGGGCAGCCGTCCCTTGCATGCGCTGCAACAAAGCGTGCAAGCGCGTCTGACTCGTGAACGCATCCTGGCCAAGGCGCGCTTCGACACCGCCTATGCCCACATGTCGGTGTGCCGACATTTGGCCCGCGGCGAGCTGTTCGCGGCGCGCCACGTACTCACAAGCTTTGTAGCCATCGCGCTTGCCTTGCGGTTACACGAGCTGGGTCGACCTTACGACACCGTCACGAGCTACAAGCGCATCGTGCGCGACGGGCTAGAAGGCGATGCAGGCGTGCAGGCTATCGAAACTGCATCCCAACTGCTTGGCGGCGGCGCGGCGGCGCTGCGCTCCTGCCTGCAGGCGTTGGTGGACATAAGCTGGCGCAGCCTCGACGCGCTGGGCAGCAGCTCGGAACAGGCCGCGCGCTTGCAGGTGCAACTGCGCGCAATTGCGCAGGTGCCGCAAAGCTGGCTGCTGGCGGTGACATGA
- a CDS encoding SDR family NAD(P)-dependent oxidoreductase: MVRDFAGVLVRRGAGTIVVLGSVAAQDAAPLMAAYAASRACVQQLVHCVRSDLHGSVVRVTCVQPGTTRTGLLDDQPGLSADERFAGFTPLEAADLAKTICWIHQQPAHVNVQEMTLFPVAQSLYVRGVHCRVPETCALTAVPWKKAKPMTLMIDHEMEAVARQLWPSPQRLQLATGGLFNRVVQVQSPVGTTYLKRFTDAASSGDFPPLPTSASQRCLVASNWHELALRASAREPRAAVPSLVAVQTALDLVAMEEAQGEPLYDALVGDGLGVGATLQTVTAWLGALHSLPLEPRPLLWAASGPFKAFKIDLQYTRMLPEIPQALHAAGERFVADYLQRSEEPVHGDLNSRNILSAEGAVSVIDFEQGHFGEGVYDLAYLLSEYVIRDLRFGVGPEATITAAWEGYCQARDRHANAETWRRLRLHLGFQTLYRLVGPSRKVWTGHLDDVMKDAVRRWSTAELSAWLQ, translated from the coding sequence GTGGTACGCGACTTCGCAGGCGTGCTCGTGCGCCGCGGCGCCGGCACCATCGTTGTGCTCGGCTCGGTCGCCGCGCAGGATGCTGCGCCACTGATGGCCGCCTATGCTGCCAGCAGGGCCTGTGTGCAGCAGTTGGTGCACTGCGTGCGTTCCGACCTGCACGGCTCGGTCGTACGCGTCACCTGTGTGCAACCCGGTACCACCCGCACAGGCTTGCTCGATGACCAGCCGGGCCTGTCAGCCGACGAACGCTTTGCCGGCTTTACGCCGCTTGAAGCCGCCGACTTGGCCAAGACCATCTGCTGGATTCACCAGCAGCCTGCGCACGTCAATGTGCAGGAGATGACCCTGTTTCCGGTAGCGCAGAGCCTCTATGTTCGCGGTGTGCATTGCCGCGTGCCCGAGACTTGCGCGCTCACCGCCGTTCCCTGGAAGAAGGCCAAGCCAATGACTTTGATGATCGACCATGAAATGGAGGCCGTGGCGCGCCAGCTTTGGCCCTCGCCGCAGCGGCTGCAGCTGGCCACAGGCGGACTGTTCAACCGCGTGGTGCAGGTGCAGTCCCCCGTCGGCACGACCTACCTGAAGCGCTTTACCGATGCGGCCAGCTCCGGCGACTTCCCCCCGCTGCCCACCAGCGCCTCTCAGCGTTGCCTGGTCGCCTCCAACTGGCACGAACTCGCCCTGCGCGCGAGCGCGCGCGAGCCGCGCGCAGCGGTTCCGTCCCTGGTTGCAGTGCAGACCGCGCTCGACCTGGTGGCGATGGAGGAGGCGCAGGGCGAGCCGCTGTATGACGCACTCGTGGGCGATGGCCTTGGCGTCGGCGCGACGCTGCAAACGGTGACGGCATGGCTGGGCGCTCTGCACAGCCTGCCCCTTGAGCCGCGCCCGCTGCTGTGGGCCGCCAGCGGACCATTCAAGGCCTTCAAGATCGATTTGCAGTACACGCGCATGTTGCCCGAGATACCGCAAGCGTTGCACGCGGCAGGCGAGCGCTTCGTCGCCGACTACCTGCAACGCAGCGAGGAGCCCGTGCACGGTGATCTCAACTCGCGCAACATCCTGAGCGCCGAAGGCGCGGTCTCCGTGATCGACTTCGAACAGGGCCACTTCGGCGAAGGCGTGTATGACCTAGCCTATCTGCTGAGCGAGTACGTAATCCGCGACTTGCGCTTTGGGGTTGGTCCCGAAGCTACCATCACGGCGGCCTGGGAAGGCTATTGCCAAGCACGTGACCGCCACGCCAATGCGGAGACCTGGCGGCGCCTGCGTCTTCACCTGGGATTCCAAACGCTGTATCGCCTAGTGGGGCCCAGCCGCAAGGTGTGGACCGGCCACCTGGACGATGTGATGAAGGATGCGGTGCGGCGCTGGAGCACCGCAGAACTGTCGGCCTGGCTGCAATGA
- a CDS encoding tyrosine-type recombinase/integrase, translating into MGDFYWRRSADRRERWWLEIRGKGERTRGIPATDELVSELMRYRKAHELSPLPREGDILPLLVPLIGGARPMGRSGVHELVKNIFRKTAVRLRARGPDHEAAAAHVEQASAHWMRHTAGTHQSDNMDLKVVRDNLGHANIATTSIYIHTEGDKRHDQTSSLHKLGWLAP; encoded by the coding sequence GACAGGCGCGAGCGCTGGTGGCTGGAGATCCGGGGCAAGGGAGAAAGAACGCGGGGGATCCCGGCAACGGACGAACTGGTGTCGGAGTTGATGCGCTACCGAAAGGCGCATGAACTGTCCCCGCTTCCGCGCGAGGGCGATATTCTTCCGCTACTGGTGCCTCTCATCGGTGGTGCCCGCCCCATGGGGCGCAGTGGCGTGCACGAACTGGTCAAGAATATCTTTCGCAAAACCGCCGTGCGTCTGCGGGCGCGTGGCCCTGACCATGAGGCGGCAGCTGCTCATGTGGAGCAAGCCTCTGCCCACTGGATGCGTCATACGGCGGGGACCCATCAAAGTGACAACATGGATCTCAAAGTCGTGCGTGACAACTTGGGACATGCGAACATTGCCACGACCAGCATCTACATACACACAGAGGGCGATAAGCGCCATGACCAGACCTCCAGCTTGCACAAGCTGGGATGGCTGGCACCCTAA
- the gltX gene encoding glutamate--tRNA ligase — MTDTTASGTARVRTRFAPSPTGFIHLGNIRSALYPWAFARAMGGDFILRIEDTDQQRSSQAALDVILESMQWLGMEPDEGPFHQMQRMERYRAVLAQLQAAGHAYPCYMSVAELDALREKQLAAKEKPRYDGSWRPEPGKTLPPVPAGMSPVLRFRNPQGGVVAWDDKVKGRIEIRNDELDDLVLARPDGTPTYNFCVVVDDIDMAITHVIRGDDHVNNTPRQINIFHALGKEPPVYAHLPTVLNEQGEKLSKRHGAKPVTQYRDEGYLPDAMINYLARLGWSHGDDEIFSRAQFLQWFNLDHLGRSAAQFDEAKLRWINAQHLKAMADDALAALVAAQLQRRGVAQQELANGLANGRLARICALFKDRCDTTVALANWAQVFYADVTPAETERALHVTEAIAPALDALADALSGCEWNRPAIAAAFKQVLASQGLKMPQLAMPTRVLTVGTAHTPSVDALLELMGREKVLARLRNR, encoded by the coding sequence ATGACTGACACCACTGCTTCCGGCACGGCCCGCGTGCGCACCCGTTTTGCCCCATCACCGACCGGCTTCATCCATCTGGGGAACATCCGTTCAGCGCTCTACCCCTGGGCGTTTGCCCGCGCCATGGGCGGGGACTTCATCCTGCGCATCGAAGACACGGACCAGCAGCGCTCCAGCCAGGCGGCGCTCGACGTGATCCTGGAAAGCATGCAGTGGCTGGGCATGGAGCCGGACGAAGGCCCCTTCCACCAGATGCAGCGCATGGAACGCTATCGGGCCGTGCTCGCGCAGTTGCAGGCCGCTGGCCATGCATACCCCTGCTACATGAGCGTGGCCGAGCTCGATGCGCTGCGCGAAAAGCAACTGGCCGCCAAAGAAAAGCCACGCTATGACGGCAGTTGGCGTCCCGAACCCGGCAAGACCTTGCCGCCCGTGCCCGCAGGGATGTCACCGGTGCTGCGCTTCAGGAACCCGCAGGGCGGCGTCGTGGCATGGGACGACAAGGTCAAGGGCCGCATCGAGATCCGCAACGACGAACTCGACGACCTGGTGCTTGCGCGCCCCGACGGCACACCCACCTACAACTTCTGCGTAGTGGTCGACGATATCGACATGGCCATCACCCATGTGATCCGTGGTGACGACCATGTGAACAACACGCCGCGCCAAATCAACATCTTCCACGCACTGGGCAAGGAGCCGCCGGTGTATGCCCACCTGCCCACGGTGCTCAACGAGCAGGGCGAGAAACTGAGCAAACGCCACGGCGCAAAACCCGTCACGCAGTACCGTGATGAGGGCTACCTGCCCGATGCGATGATCAATTACCTGGCGCGGCTGGGCTGGAGCCATGGCGATGACGAGATCTTCAGCCGCGCGCAGTTCCTGCAATGGTTCAACCTCGATCACCTCGGCCGCAGCGCCGCCCAGTTCGACGAAGCCAAACTGCGCTGGATCAACGCACAGCACCTCAAGGCCATGGCCGACGATGCGCTGGCGGCGCTCGTCGCCGCGCAATTGCAGCGGCGGGGCGTAGCGCAGCAGGAACTGGCCAACGGACTGGCGAACGGCCGGCTGGCACGGATCTGCGCCTTGTTCAAGGACCGCTGCGACACCACCGTGGCGCTGGCGAACTGGGCGCAGGTGTTCTACGCTGACGTCACCCCGGCAGAAACCGAACGCGCCCTGCATGTCACCGAGGCCATCGCGCCTGCGCTCGATGCGCTGGCCGATGCGCTGTCCGGCTGCGAATGGAACAGGCCAGCCATCGCAGCCGCCTTCAAACAGGTGCTGGCCAGCCAGGGCTTGAAGATGCCCCAGTTGGCAATGCCGACCCGGGTTCTGACCGTGGGCACGGCCCACACGCCATCGGTCGATGCCCTGCTCGAACTCATGGGGCGCGAAAAAGTGCTGGCGCGTCTGAGAAACCGCTGA
- a CDS encoding FAD-binding protein produces the protein MGVDPSALQRTIAEFNEQARPGIDLLFGKGASAFDRFYGDPAHAGPNNCMGPLETPPFYVIRITAGSMGTLAGLKTDAVGRALNGNGRAIDGLYAVGNDMANVFQGACPGGGITLGPGMTFGYLAGLHAADRLSAHPVAAV, from the coding sequence ATCGGAGTGGACCCGAGCGCGCTGCAGCGGACCATCGCCGAATTCAACGAGCAGGCGCGCCCGGGGATCGACCTTCTATTCGGCAAGGGCGCCAGCGCGTTTGATCGCTTCTACGGGGATCCGGCACATGCCGGCCCGAACAACTGCATGGGGCCGCTGGAGACGCCGCCGTTTTACGTGATCCGGATCACTGCCGGCAGCATGGGCACACTGGCAGGCTTGAAGACCGATGCCGTCGGCCGCGCATTGAACGGCAATGGACGCGCCATCGACGGCTTGTATGCCGTCGGTAACGACATGGCCAATGTATTCCAGGGTGCCTGCCCCGGCGGGGGCATCACCCTCGGGCCCGGAATGACCTTCGGCTACCTGGCCGGCCTGCACGCAGCCGATCGTCTGTCGGCACACCCGGTGGCGGCTGTGTAA
- a CDS encoding IS630 family transposase, whose translation MQRMGKMNLTDAERDKLLTATRSRTARVADVRRAKLILMLEEGQSRDTIMQRLECDSRFISRWSSRFLSERLAGMYARHPGRAPKQPPAKLEARVLNCTLRRKPSDGSTHWSSYKLSAELGDVSVSAVQRIWRKHNVRPQRLDRHMVSNDPDFETKAADVIGLYLNPPAHAVVFCVDEKTAIQALDRKDRMLPLSPGRAESHGFEYKRNGTLSLFAALNTATGQVLGKTAARHTSEQFVAFLTDIVASQCERQEIHVICDNVSSHKTQRVRDFLVQHGNVRMHFTPTYSSWLNQVENWFSRIERDVITRGVFTSVQDLGRKLMRYIREHNKNPKPIKWKYDDPSRRIRQVLIQ comes from the coding sequence ATGCAACGCATGGGAAAAATGAATCTGACCGACGCCGAGCGAGACAAATTGCTGACCGCCACGCGTAGCCGCACGGCGCGCGTGGCGGACGTGCGCAGGGCCAAGCTGATCCTCATGCTCGAAGAAGGTCAGTCGCGCGACACCATCATGCAAAGGCTCGAATGCGACTCGCGTTTCATCTCCCGCTGGTCCAGCCGCTTTCTCAGCGAGCGCCTGGCGGGCATGTACGCCCGGCATCCGGGACGCGCGCCCAAGCAGCCACCGGCCAAACTGGAGGCGCGGGTGCTCAACTGCACGCTCAGGCGCAAGCCGAGCGATGGCTCCACGCACTGGAGCAGCTACAAGTTGTCGGCTGAACTTGGCGACGTATCCGTTTCTGCGGTTCAGCGCATCTGGCGCAAGCACAACGTGCGACCGCAACGACTGGATCGACACATGGTGTCCAACGACCCGGACTTCGAGACCAAGGCGGCCGATGTGATCGGGCTGTACCTCAATCCACCGGCGCACGCCGTGGTGTTCTGCGTCGATGAGAAGACCGCCATCCAGGCACTCGATCGCAAGGACCGGATGCTGCCGCTGTCGCCAGGGCGTGCCGAGAGCCACGGATTCGAGTACAAGAGAAACGGCACACTGAGCTTGTTCGCGGCGCTGAACACCGCCACCGGCCAGGTGCTGGGCAAGACCGCGGCGCGCCACACCAGCGAGCAATTCGTCGCCTTCCTTACCGACATCGTCGCCAGCCAGTGCGAGCGGCAGGAGATCCATGTCATCTGCGACAACGTCAGCAGCCACAAGACCCAGCGCGTGCGGGACTTCCTTGTACAGCACGGCAACGTGCGCATGCACTTCACACCCACGTACTCGTCGTGGCTAAACCAGGTGGAGAACTGGTTCTCGCGCATTGAGCGTGATGTCATAACCCGCGGCGTATTTACCTCGGTGCAGGACTTGGGGCGAAAGCTGATGCGCTACATCCGCGAACACAACAAGAATCCCAAGCCCATCAAGTGGAAGTACGACGATCCATCACGGCGCATTCGACAGGTGCTTATTCAATGA
- a CDS encoding MFS transporter — MTARANVPLAASYVGFFLPAGVLLSYLPPFLAGKGLQAAEVGLIFSAVFAVKLVMGPALAWWADQAQRQQLLLALVAWASVACGILLAMSERFGVVLASVICIAVCRNYFQCMLEALATRVKNAGGAPRYGLMRGIGSASVCLGVVLYGGLWSATAGYQQVVLPLMILASGFVLIVCLRAVGAASAAAAAPPAPAIAADPGRVRAVSALLLLAGATLLIGANGVFYSTATLLMAQRGVSPAGIALLWCAAFGIEALGFAAFDRLRAWCGTAWFFSVAVMLALARWLLFAQSGELAWMAVAFALHVASFSWLHAFCANWVRDASPTKFAVTAQAVYTACAHGIGIAAAAYAASLLLPSLGSGVYWIAAVMTLAGALTLGLRAALAAAPDVMNLRTS; from the coding sequence ATGACAGCGCGCGCCAACGTGCCGCTGGCAGCGAGCTATGTCGGCTTCTTCCTGCCGGCCGGAGTGCTCCTCAGCTACTTGCCGCCGTTTCTGGCGGGCAAGGGCCTGCAAGCGGCCGAAGTCGGACTGATCTTCAGCGCGGTCTTCGCGGTCAAGCTCGTGATGGGACCGGCGCTGGCATGGTGGGCCGACCAGGCGCAGCGCCAGCAGTTGCTGCTTGCGCTGGTGGCCTGGGCCAGCGTGGCCTGCGGCATTTTGCTGGCCATGTCGGAGCGCTTCGGCGTCGTGCTCGCAAGTGTCATCTGTATCGCGGTGTGCCGCAACTACTTCCAGTGCATGCTCGAGGCGCTGGCCACGCGCGTGAAGAACGCCGGCGGCGCACCGCGCTACGGCTTGATGCGCGGCATCGGCTCGGCGTCGGTCTGCCTGGGCGTCGTGCTGTACGGCGGCCTGTGGTCGGCTACTGCGGGCTACCAACAAGTCGTGCTACCGCTGATGATCCTGGCTTCTGGGTTTGTGCTGATCGTGTGCCTGCGCGCGGTCGGCGCCGCGAGCGCAGCGGCCGCAGCACCACCCGCCCCCGCCATTGCTGCGGACCCGGGGCGCGTGCGTGCCGTCTCGGCCCTTTTGCTGCTCGCAGGTGCCACACTGCTTATCGGCGCTAACGGCGTGTTCTACAGCACGGCCACGCTGCTCATGGCGCAGCGTGGCGTGAGTCCCGCCGGCATCGCGCTCCTGTGGTGCGCGGCCTTCGGCATCGAGGCGCTGGGCTTTGCGGCCTTCGACCGGCTGCGCGCATGGTGTGGCACGGCATGGTTCTTCAGCGTGGCCGTTATGCTAGCTCTGGCGCGCTGGCTACTGTTTGCGCAAAGCGGCGAGCTCGCATGGATGGCCGTGGCCTTCGCCTTGCACGTCGCGTCGTTCTCGTGGCTGCATGCGTTTTGCGCAAACTGGGTGCGCGACGCCAGCCCCACGAAATTCGCCGTGACGGCGCAGGCGGTCTACACAGCCTGCGCGCACGGCATCGGCATCGCCGCAGCCGCCTACGCTGCGAGCCTGCTGCTGCCCAGTCTGGGAAGCGGCGTCTACTGGATCGCCGCCGTGATGACGCTGGCCGGCGCGCTTACGCTCGGCCTGCGCGCAGCGCTCGCTGCTGCGCCCGACGTGATGAATTTGAGGACATCATGA
- a CDS encoding FAD-binding protein, whose translation MLRDCPHHDFIEFAPAGNTGDGLSAAHTAGVAIEGGTRTGGFWAPVSRSPLRGAELAGHFHDRQQPGFLAVARDGRRFANEAASNHDFAQAIVRAAGPGEEPVRTWCVTAAASGA comes from the coding sequence ATGTTGCGCGACTGTCCGCACCACGATTTCATCGAGTTTGCCCCAGCGGGCAACACCGGTGACGGGCTGAGCGCCGCGCACACGGCCGGCGTTGCCATCGAGGGGGGCACCAGGACCGGCGGTTTCTGGGCACCGGTGTCGCGCTCGCCGTTGCGCGGTGCCGAACTGGCCGGCCACTTCCACGACCGGCAGCAGCCCGGCTTTTTGGCGGTGGCCCGCGATGGTCGGCGGTTCGCCAATGAAGCGGCATCGAACCACGATTTCGCGCAGGCCATTGTGCGGGCGGCGGGCCCCGGTGAAGAGCCGGTGCGTACATGGTGTGTGACAGCCGCAGCATCCGGCGCGTAG
- a CDS encoding phage integrase central domain-containing protein, giving the protein MTLTVRAMEPAKPRDKGYKLAGSVGGCTFSSLRPVARVGAPTICARASRQRAPMADGRWPDISLAEARKTHAAACDAVIPASAAVPSLETLARACLKLPTQSNGKHQSQVANTLERFVFPKIGKRPINAIHRPELVDVVQAVQIDRRVETAHRVARRIAAVTVELVNSTTPPARSCATVMSGKVGQSRPWLPRNAPALPRRRQVDVGDWRIHHYCRTKTSFRCVSELRSLAQRPARARLTILRDDSNGKSAGTLRSKSAPKSR; this is encoded by the coding sequence ATGACATTGACCGTGCGCGCAATGGAGCCGGCAAAGCCGCGTGACAAGGGCTACAAGTTGGCCGGCAGTGTGGGGGGCTGTACCTTTTCGTCACTCCGGCCGGTGGCAAGGGTTGGCGCGCCAACTATCTGCGCGAGGGCAAGCAGGCAACGCGCACCGATGGCCGATGGCCGATGGCCTGATATCAGCCTGGCCGAGGCCCGCAAAACCCACGCCGCAGCGTGCGATGCTGTGATTCCGGCATCTGCCGCCGTGCCTTCCCTTGAAACCCTCGCCAGGGCCTGCCTCAAACTGCCTACCCAGTCCAATGGCAAGCACCAATCCCAGGTGGCGAACACGCTGGAGCGTTTCGTTTTCCCCAAAATCGGCAAGCGCCCTATCAATGCCATCCATCGCCCTGAACTGGTGGATGTGGTACAGGCTGTGCAGATCGATAGGCGCGTGGAGACGGCCCACCGGGTGGCCAGACGCATCGCGGCAGTAACGGTGGAGTTGGTCAACAGCACCACGCCGCCGGCCAGGTCCTGTGCAACGGTGATGTCGGGCAAGGTCGGCCAGTCAAGGCCTTGGCTGCCGAGGAACGCACCGGCGTTGCCCCGCAGGCGACAGGTCGACGTTGGAGACTGGCGAATCCACCACTACTGCCGCACCAAGACCAGTTTCCGCTGCGTGAGCGAGCTGCGGTCACTCGCCCAGCGGCCGGCGCGCGCGAGGCTGACAATCTTGCGCGACGACAGCAACGGGAAATCGGCTGGCACGCTGCGCTCGAAATCCGCACCGAAGTCGCGGTAG